A window of uncultured Methanobrevibacter sp. genomic DNA:
AAAATGTGATTAAAATGACAAATTTACAGACAAAAAATCAATTAAATGAAGAGTACAAAAATATTAAATATATATTAACATCAACTATGCGATCCAAATTAATTTTGGCAATGTATAGCTGTTCTCGAAATCTAGAAGAATTGAGAAATGATTTAAACAAACCTTCAGCAACAATATTGCATGGCCTTAAAGAGTTAGAGACAGAAAATCTAGTTAAAAAAGTTCAAAAAAAGTATCAGTTAACATCAAATGGATTTCTTCTAGCTACAAACATGATAAAACTTATTGAAAATTGGTCTGCAATTAACAACAATACCGAATTTTGGGATAATCATGACCTCACATGCATTCCAAAGGAACTTCTAAAGAATATGCATCTTTTAAAGGATGCAAACTACATAACATCAACAACAAGCGACCTTTCGAATGCATTCAACAAGTATATAGACCTAATATCAAATTCCATAGAATTGAAAATTATAATGCCAATATACTCAGAAAATCACTTTAAACACATCATTGAGTTGTTAAATAATAATAAATTAAAATATATAGAACTAGTAATAAGTGAAGAGATTTTAAAAGCAATAAAAATAAATGGAACTTTTAGAAAATACCTGCTTGAAAATAAAAAAGTAAAAATAATTTGCGTTAAAGAAAATTTGAAATTGTTTTTAACTTACTCACATGATTTCATGTCACTAACTCTCTTTTTTAAAGACGGGCATTATGATGATTCACAAATGCTAATTGGAAAATCTACCAACAGCTTAAAATGGGCCTCTGAAGTTTATTCAATATACAGGAGGTGAAAAAACATGGAGAATGATAATTCCTCCAAATTCATTTGCGAAATGAACAATTTAATTTTGGGAAGAAAAGGAGGCAACACTACTGTTAGAATTATCGATGAGATATTAAAACATCCTTATAATGCCAATCAATTATCAAAAGAATTGAATTTAGATTATAAGACCGTGAAATATCACATCTATTTAGTTTTAAAATCAGAAGTAGTTGTGCAAAATGAAATGAAGTATGGCACTTTGTTTTATCCTTCTCAAAAATTAATAAATAATTTAAGTGAATATGAACAAATTAAAAAGCACTTAAAATAAAGAAATGTGATATTATGAAAAGTGAAACTGCAAAGGAACATTATGATAATTCATCTAAAGATATCAAATGTGCAATAATTACTCTAAGTGACAGCAGGAAATCAAAAAAAGCAGATCTCTCCGGGCAATACATAGAAAAAGAAATTGAAACAAAATATTCCCTGAATTCAAGAATTATAATCCCTGATGAAAAAGAAGATTTATTATCATCCATTGAAAAATTAATTGAAGATAATGTTGATGTTATCATCACGACAGGAGGAACTGGGCTAGATGCCAGAGACATTACTGTTGAAACTGTAGAAGAGCTTTTCGAAAAAAGATTAGACGGTTTCGGCGAGCTATTCCGAGCTAAATCGTATGAAGAAATTGGTGCTGCAGCATTATTATCACGAGCAACAGCTGGAATATACAGGAAAACAGTAATTTTTTCAATGCCAGGTTCACCAAATGCTGTGAAAACTGGACTAAGTCTAATTATTAATGAACTACCACATTTTGTTCATCATGTAAAAAAATAATTTAATGATGAAATTTACTTTCATCATTTTTCTTTTTTTTAATCAAAAAATTCATTGACAGTGATTAAAGGTTCAAGTGTTATGCCTTCTTTTTCAAATGCTTCAATGGCGCCTTCTTGTCTGTCAACTACAACAAATGCTCTTTTTACATTACCGCCATTGTCTTGAATAGCTTTAATTGCTTTTAAAAGTGAGCCGCCAGTAGTTGATACATCTTCAACAACAATAACATTATCCCCTTCTAAAAGTTCACCTTCAATTAATTTTGAAGTTCCGTATCCCTTTTTTTCTTTACGAATCATTAATAAAGGGAGTTTAGATTCAAGAGAAACTGCAGTAGCTATTGGAACTGCACCTAATGCTGGACCTGCAACTTTATCAATGTCCTCATCTTTAATCTTATCACTAATCAATTTGGAAATTGTAGACAAAATTTCAGGTTCTGTAATGGCTTTTTTCATATTGATATAATAATTGCTCTTTTTACCAGAAGATAATGTAAAGTCGCCCTCAAGGAAAACTTCATTATCCTTCAATAAATCGATTAAATATTCTTTTGAAATCATGTTAATCAATTATAATAAATCATCTTCGCCTTTAAGCAAAACTTTATCACCAATTACTTTTACAAGTTCCATTGGAATTACGTTTTCGCTAGCTTTAATCTGTTCAGAGAATCCTGTTTTTTTAATTACAAGGTCAGTAATTTCAAAAGTATCCTTATCAAAAAGCACATCATTAATTTTACCGACGATTTGAATATCGGCATCAAGAACTTCTTTTCCAAATAGTTCATCTTTAATTCTCATGTAATCACCAAAAAATTTTTATTAATATATATTAATTAGTTCATTCCCTATTATATACTTATTTTTGATTCAAAGGAAATATTGACTTGAAAATAGCAAATTGTTTTAAATACAAACAACATATTAACAATGTAATCAGGTGAATCTATGGAAAATAACAATTTTAGTGTATCTCAAATAAATTCCTACTTAAAGAAAAAGTTTAACATGGACCCCAAATTAAAAAATATCCAAATCAAGGGAGAGCTTTCAAATTATAAATCTTATGCCAACGGCCATGATTATTTTACACTAAAAGATGAAAATTCACAAATTAAAGGAGTTTTATATAAAGGAAGAAAAAGGAACCTTGAATTTGAACCTGAAAATGGAATGAAGGTAATAATCAAAGGCAGTGTTGAAGTTTATGAAAAAAACGGATATTATCAGCTAAAAGCCAATACAATCAAAAAGGATGGAATTGGTGATTTGTATATAGCCTTTGAAAAACTAAAGAAAAAGCTTCAAAGTGAAGGATTATTTGACAAAAGACATAAAAAAGAAATACCAAAGTATCCCAAAAGAATTGGAGTCATAACTGCCAAAACCGGAGCAGCCATTAAGGATATAATCACAACCATCAACAGAAGATATCCCCAATGTGAAATTTATGTTTTCTCAACATTGGTTCAGGGAGATTTCGCAGCTCCCCAAATTGTAAGCCAACTGAAAAAATCCCAGAAATATGATTTGGACACCATTATCATCGGCAGAGGCGGAGGAAGCATTGAAGATTTATGGCCATTCAATGAAGAAATTGTTGCAAGAGAAATATTTGATTGCAAAATACCAATAATCAGTGCTGTAGGACATGAAACCGATTTTACAATATCTGATTTTGCAGCTGATTTGAGAGCGCCTACACCAACTGCTGCGGCTGAACTTGCAGTTCCCCAAACGGACGAATTGAATAACAGAATATATCAAATCAGTAAAAGATTAACTAAAATCATAGAAAATAAGATTTCAAACAATAAAGAAAGATTAGACAACATCTGTAAAAAGCAGATTATTAAAAATCCCGAATCAATCTATGATATCAAACAGATGCATTTAGACCAGTTAATAAATAACCTGGATCACTCTTCAAAGGATATAATCACTAAAAATAAAAGCAAGCTACAGCTTCTTGAAAATAATGCCGTACTAAAAAATCCAAAAAACATTTACGAGAACAAAAAAACACACCTCAACAACCTGATAAAGAATCTTAACTATTCATCAAAAAACATAATAACAGAAAACAAAAACAAATTAGAGATAATAAAAAGCTCAAAAATACTGAAAAATCCAAATGATATTAAAAATAAAAAAGAAGAAAGACTTATAGTTAATGTTGACAAGTTATCAATTTTAAATCCTCTACTGACATTGAAAAGAGGTTATTCAATAGCCAAATCGAAAGATAAAGTGATAAAAAGCGTGAAAGATGTTGAAAGTGGAGATGAAGTAGACATCAAAGTTGATGATGGAACTATAAATACAAAGGTGATATAATGGAAAATTTAAGTTTTGAAGAAAGTTTAGAAAAACTGGAAGAAATTGTAAACAAATTAGAAAGCGGAAACGTCCCCCTTGATGATGCGATTGATGAATTCAACAATGCAATGCAACTTGTAAAAGTATGTAACAATAAGTTAAACAATGCTGAACAGGCCATTGCTAAAATAGTTGAAGATAACGGAGAGTTAATCGATTTCAATATTAACGAATGAAATAGTCTATCCAATACTCCAACAATTTTTTTATTGGATAGCTTTCACATTTATCCTTAATCGAAATGGACAGTTTCCTGGCTTCATCCCTTTTAATTAAATTGGCATCAACTTCATCAATTAAATTTAAAATGGATGATGTTATGGCAACATTATCCTGTTTTTTCATGTCTTTTTGCAA
This region includes:
- a CDS encoding winged helix-turn-helix domain-containing protein; its protein translation is MTNLQTKNQLNEEYKNIKYILTSTMRSKLILAMYSCSRNLEELRNDLNKPSATILHGLKELETENLVKKVQKKYQLTSNGFLLATNMIKLIENWSAINNNTEFWDNHDLTCIPKELLKNMHLLKDANYITSTTSDLSNAFNKYIDLISNSIELKIIMPIYSENHFKHIIELLNNNKLKYIELVISEEILKAIKINGTFRKYLLENKKVKIICVKENLKLFLTYSHDFMSLTLFFKDGHYDDSQMLIGKSTNSLKWASEVYSIYRR
- the pyrE gene encoding orotate phosphoribosyltransferase, coding for MISKEYLIDLLKDNEVFLEGDFTLSSGKKSNYYINMKKAITEPEILSTISKLISDKIKDEDIDKVAGPALGAVPIATAVSLESKLPLLMIRKEKKGYGTSKLIEGELLEGDNVIVVEDVSTTGGSLLKAIKAIQDNGGNVKRAFVVVDRQEGAIEAFEKEGITLEPLITVNEFFD
- a CDS encoding ArsR family transcriptional regulator; the encoded protein is MENDNSSKFICEMNNLILGRKGGNTTVRIIDEILKHPYNANQLSKELNLDYKTVKYHIYLVLKSEVVVQNEMKYGTLFYPSQKLINNLSEYEQIKKHLK
- the xseB gene encoding exodeoxyribonuclease VII small subunit, with the protein product MENLSFEESLEKLEEIVNKLESGNVPLDDAIDEFNNAMQLVKVCNNKLNNAEQAIAKIVEDNGELIDFNINE
- the xseA gene encoding exodeoxyribonuclease VII large subunit, which produces MENNNFSVSQINSYLKKKFNMDPKLKNIQIKGELSNYKSYANGHDYFTLKDENSQIKGVLYKGRKRNLEFEPENGMKVIIKGSVEVYEKNGYYQLKANTIKKDGIGDLYIAFEKLKKKLQSEGLFDKRHKKEIPKYPKRIGVITAKTGAAIKDIITTINRRYPQCEIYVFSTLVQGDFAAPQIVSQLKKSQKYDLDTIIIGRGGGSIEDLWPFNEEIVAREIFDCKIPIISAVGHETDFTISDFAADLRAPTPTAAAELAVPQTDELNNRIYQISKRLTKIIENKISNNKERLDNICKKQIIKNPESIYDIKQMHLDQLINNLDHSSKDIITKNKSKLQLLENNAVLKNPKNIYENKKTHLNNLIKNLNYSSKNIITENKNKLEIIKSSKILKNPNDIKNKKEERLIVNVDKLSILNPLLTLKRGYSIAKSKDKVIKSVKDVESGDEVDIKVDDGTINTKVI
- a CDS encoding PRC-barrel domain-containing protein, which translates into the protein MRIKDELFGKEVLDADIQIVGKINDVLFDKDTFEITDLVIKKTGFSEQIKASENVIPMELVKVIGDKVLLKGEDDLL
- a CDS encoding molybdenum cofactor biosynthesis protein B, producing MKSETAKEHYDNSSKDIKCAIITLSDSRKSKKADLSGQYIEKEIETKYSLNSRIIIPDEKEDLLSSIEKLIEDNVDVIITTGGTGLDARDITVETVEELFEKRLDGFGELFRAKSYEEIGAAALLSRATAGIYRKTVIFSMPGSPNAVKTGLSLIINELPHFVHHVKK